Proteins co-encoded in one Polaromonas vacuolata genomic window:
- a CDS encoding D-2-hydroxyacid dehydrogenase family protein: MNIVILDDYQDAVRKLDCAAKLDAFPAKVYTNTIKGIGQLSVRLKDADVIVLIRERTQLNRQLIEKLPKLKMIAQTGKLGSHVDIAACTERGIAVSEGTGSPTAAAELTWALIMAAMRRLPHYISNLKHGAWQQAGLKAASMPTNFGIGSTLKGKTLGIWSYGKIGQLVAGYGRAFGMRVVVWGSESTRARAQDDGFEVAATKAEFFEQCDVLSLHLRLSNETRAIIKLEDLSLMKSTALLVNTSRAELIEAESLISALNRGRPGLAAVDVFETEPIMQGHALLRLENCICTPHIGYVEQDSYEMYFSSAFDNVLNFINGKPTNIVNPSALQVQRLS, from the coding sequence ATGAATATAGTGATACTGGACGATTATCAAGATGCAGTTCGTAAATTAGACTGCGCCGCAAAACTCGATGCTTTCCCTGCCAAGGTCTACACCAACACCATCAAAGGCATTGGTCAATTGTCGGTCAGGCTCAAGGATGCTGATGTCATAGTGTTGATTCGGGAACGCACTCAACTCAATCGACAGCTAATCGAAAAGTTACCGAAACTTAAAATGATTGCTCAGACCGGCAAACTGGGCAGTCACGTTGATATTGCAGCCTGCACAGAACGTGGCATAGCCGTGTCTGAAGGCACAGGCTCACCTACAGCAGCCGCAGAACTAACCTGGGCATTGATCATGGCTGCGATGCGCCGCCTGCCGCATTACATTTCAAACCTCAAACATGGTGCTTGGCAGCAAGCGGGACTTAAGGCTGCGTCAATGCCAACTAATTTCGGCATAGGTTCAACCCTTAAGGGCAAAACACTGGGGATTTGGAGTTACGGCAAAATCGGCCAACTCGTAGCTGGGTATGGCCGTGCATTTGGGATGCGCGTTGTTGTCTGGGGCAGTGAATCCACGCGCGCGCGCGCTCAGGACGACGGCTTTGAAGTTGCTGCAACAAAAGCTGAATTTTTTGAGCAATGTGATGTGCTAAGCCTACATCTGCGTCTGAGCAATGAAACCCGCGCCATCATCAAACTAGAAGACCTCTCGCTGATGAAATCAACTGCTTTGCTAGTGAACACCTCACGTGCTGAGCTCATAGAAGCCGAGAGTTTGATTTCCGCACTCAATCGAGGACGTCCAGGTCTTGCTGCTGTCGACGTATTTGAGACCGAACCCATCATGCAAGGCCACGCATTACTGAGGCTAGAAAATTGCATTTGCACGCCTCACATAGGCTACGTGGAGCAAGACAGCTACGAAATGTACTTTAGCTCTGCATTTGATAATGTGCTTAATTTCATCAATGGCAAGCCGACCAACATCGTTAACCCCAGTGCCCTGCAAGTCCAGCGCTTAAGTTGA
- the lexA gene encoding transcriptional repressor LexA, producing the protein MNTFNKLSNMSTNSVTVSPKLTARQQQILELIKAAIANTGAPPTRAEIAVTLGFKSANAAEEHLQALARKGVIDLISGTSRGIRLRGDTLRSVNESRMQQFTLPLQSLAQMVLPLIGRVAAGSPILAQEHIEQTYHLESSLFAKQPDYLLKVRGMSMRDVGILDGDLLAVKQAKEAVNGQIVVARIGDEVTVKRFRRTKGMIELLPENPDFQIIVVQPGESFEIEGLAVGLIRSSVFM; encoded by the coding sequence ATGAATACTTTCAACAAGCTCAGCAACATGAGCACAAACTCGGTCACGGTCAGCCCAAAGCTCACAGCGCGTCAGCAGCAAATTCTCGAACTGATTAAAGCCGCTATCGCCAACACAGGCGCGCCTCCCACGCGAGCAGAAATCGCCGTTACGCTCGGATTTAAATCCGCTAACGCCGCCGAAGAACATCTTCAAGCCTTGGCCCGCAAAGGGGTCATAGATCTGATCAGTGGTACATCTCGTGGCATCCGCTTGCGCGGAGACACCCTGCGCTCAGTCAATGAGTCGCGCATGCAGCAATTTACTCTCCCACTGCAAAGCTTGGCCCAGATGGTGTTGCCGCTAATAGGTCGTGTGGCTGCTGGCAGCCCCATACTGGCACAAGAGCATATTGAACAGACCTATCACCTTGAAAGCAGTCTGTTCGCCAAACAACCCGACTACCTCCTTAAAGTGCGCGGCATGAGTATGCGAGACGTCGGCATCTTGGATGGTGATTTACTGGCGGTCAAACAGGCTAAAGAAGCGGTTAACGGTCAAATTGTCGTGGCCCGTATTGGCGATGAAGTCACAGTCAAACGCTTTCGCCGTACCAAAGGAATGATTGAGCTGCTGCCAGAAAATCCCGATTTTCAAATCATAGTTGTGCAGCCAGGCGAGTCTTTCGAAATCGAAGGCTTGGCAGTTGGACTAATACGCAGCAGCGTTTTCATGTAA
- a CDS encoding asparaginase encodes MQTKKIVILGTGGTIAGTAASSSDNIGYTAAELGVDQLVQAIPSLSSLANIHTEQVAQLDSKDMSFTVWAKLADRIQHYLDDSTVDGIVITHGTDTLEETAYFLQVLLNPGKPVVMTCAMRPASSLAPDGPQNVLDAASVALHTGAFGVMVVCSGVVHSALEVQKVHTYQLDAFSSGDAGPLGYVEEGAVRQLRAWPLSQRSNSTALRENISAAALTSVWPRIEILMNYTGADGLLVQALCQLGVAGLVIAGTGNGTIHHALEAALLNARDQGVLIMRATRCVNGRVLARADDALEDSHGLSPVKARIELWLRLLS; translated from the coding sequence ATGCAGACAAAGAAAATCGTCATCTTGGGCACCGGCGGCACTATCGCGGGCACGGCGGCTAGTAGTTCGGACAACATTGGCTACACAGCAGCAGAACTCGGTGTAGATCAATTGGTGCAAGCGATTCCAAGTTTGAGCAGCCTTGCCAACATACACACAGAACAGGTCGCCCAACTCGACAGCAAGGACATGAGTTTTACGGTTTGGGCCAAGCTGGCGGATCGGATTCAGCACTACTTGGATGATTCGACTGTTGACGGTATTGTTATCACCCACGGAACCGATACGCTTGAGGAGACCGCTTACTTTCTTCAAGTTCTCCTCAATCCAGGTAAGCCGGTAGTTATGACATGCGCCATGCGTCCGGCTAGCTCTTTAGCGCCTGATGGACCGCAAAATGTGCTCGACGCTGCGTCAGTTGCACTGCACACGGGTGCGTTTGGCGTCATGGTGGTTTGTTCCGGTGTGGTCCACAGTGCATTAGAGGTGCAAAAAGTACATACCTACCAGCTCGACGCCTTTAGTTCTGGCGATGCTGGGCCGCTGGGCTATGTAGAGGAGGGCGCTGTGCGGCAGCTGCGCGCTTGGCCTTTAAGCCAGCGTAGTAACAGCACCGCGTTGAGAGAAAATATCAGCGCAGCAGCTTTAACTAGCGTCTGGCCCAGAATTGAAATTTTGATGAATTACACCGGTGCCGATGGTCTATTGGTGCAGGCTTTGTGTCAGCTTGGTGTGGCTGGACTGGTGATTGCTGGCACTGGTAATGGAACCATACACCATGCGTTGGAAGCGGCTTTGCTGAATGCCCGGGATCAGGGCGTATTGATCATGCGAGCAACGCGCTGTGTGAATGGTCGGGTTCTGGCGAGAGCCGATGATGCGCTGGAAGACTCGCACGGCCTGAGTCCAGTAAAAGCCAGGATAGAACTCTGGTTACGCCTGCTGAGCTAA
- the adk gene encoding adenylate kinase → MRLILLGAPGAGKGTQATFICHKYKIPQISTGDMLRAAVKAGTPLGLEAKKIMDAGGLVSDELIINLVKDRITHLDCEQGFLFDGFPRTIPQADAMKAAGVKIDYVLEIDVPFEAIIERMSGRRSHAASGRTYHLKYNAPKVEGLDDVTGEPLIQRADDKEETVRTRLEVYDAQTRPLVDYYAKWAEQSSTDAPAYRVISGMGSVEDITSRAFMALEAKA, encoded by the coding sequence ATGAGACTGATTTTGTTAGGTGCACCCGGTGCAGGCAAAGGTACGCAAGCGACTTTTATTTGCCATAAATACAAGATTCCCCAAATATCCACTGGTGATATGTTGCGTGCGGCGGTTAAAGCTGGAACACCGCTGGGCTTAGAAGCAAAAAAAATCATGGATGCCGGCGGTTTGGTCAGTGATGAATTGATCATTAATCTTGTGAAAGATCGCATCACTCATCTCGACTGCGAACAGGGATTTTTATTTGATGGTTTCCCACGCACTATTCCCCAAGCCGATGCAATGAAAGCGGCAGGCGTCAAGATCGATTACGTTTTGGAAATCGATGTCCCTTTTGAGGCCATCATCGAACGCATGAGTGGTCGCCGTTCACACGCCGCGTCAGGTAGAACCTACCACCTCAAGTACAACGCGCCAAAAGTTGAAGGACTGGACGATGTCACTGGTGAGCCACTGATACAGCGCGCCGACGACAAAGAAGAAACCGTGCGCACCCGGCTTGAGGTGTATGACGCACAGACTCGACCACTGGTCGACTATTACGCAAAATGGGCCGAGCAATCCTCAACTGATGCGCCGGCTTACCGCGTCATCAGCGGTATGGGCAGTGTCGAAGACATCACCAGCAGGGCATTCATGGCGCTTGAAGCTAAAGCCTAA
- the kdsB gene encoding 3-deoxy-manno-octulosonate cytidylyltransferase, with the protein MSFTVLIPARLASTRLPNKPLADLGGIPMVVRVAQQALKSQASAVVVATDSREVIERCTEFSVRSVLTQSNHPSGSDRLAEACILLGLKDNEVVLNVQGDEPLIDPDLINSVASLLANRPDCDMSTAAYPIDKYEDLLNPNIVKTVLDARQTALYFSRSPIPAARDFGAQPWWTDSTLPRPLRHVGLYAYRVGFLRLFPKLDQAPLEQLEALEQLRALWHGYRIAVHISQGNPGPGVDTPEDLALARQYFS; encoded by the coding sequence ATGTCTTTTACCGTCCTCATTCCCGCCCGTCTCGCTTCCACCCGATTGCCCAACAAACCGCTGGCTGATTTAGGCGGCATACCAATGGTTGTGCGTGTCGCACAGCAAGCCCTTAAAAGCCAAGCCAGCGCGGTTGTTGTAGCGACCGACAGTCGCGAGGTAATAGAGCGCTGCACTGAGTTCTCCGTACGCAGTGTTTTGACACAAAGCAATCACCCCAGCGGCAGCGACCGTCTGGCTGAAGCTTGCATATTGCTAGGCTTAAAGGACAACGAAGTCGTCCTCAACGTTCAAGGCGATGAGCCTTTGATTGACCCTGACCTAATTAATTCGGTCGCCAGCTTGCTGGCCAATCGGCCTGATTGCGACATGAGCACGGCCGCCTATCCGATTGATAAATACGAAGATTTACTCAATCCCAATATTGTCAAAACCGTTTTAGATGCGCGGCAAACGGCACTTTATTTCAGCCGCTCGCCGATTCCTGCCGCGCGGGATTTTGGCGCTCAACCGTGGTGGACTGACAGCACTTTGCCAAGACCGTTGCGGCATGTGGGCTTATATGCTTACCGCGTCGGTTTCCTCAGGCTGTTTCCCAAGCTTGACCAAGCCCCTCTTGAACAACTGGAAGCGCTTGAGCAATTGCGCGCCTTGTGGCATGGCTATCGAATTGCCGTGCACATCAGTCAGGGAAATCCGGGTCCGGGTGTGGATACGCCCGAAGATTTAGCGCTGGCGCGGCAATATTTCTCCTGA
- a CDS encoding Trm112 family protein has protein sequence MDIKLLELLVCPVTKGPLEYDREKQELTSHSARLAYPVRDGLPVMLESEARTMSDKELGI, from the coding sequence ATGGATATAAAACTTCTCGAATTATTGGTTTGCCCGGTCACCAAGGGCCCATTGGAATATGACCGCGAAAAGCAGGAACTGACCTCACATAGTGCGCGCCTAGCCTACCCGGTACGAGATGGTTTGCCGGTAATGCTGGAAAGCGAAGCTCGCACCATGAGCGACAAAGAGCTGGGTATTTAA
- the lpxK gene encoding tetraacyldisaccharide 4'-kinase has product MKASLQDAWRSKSAVAYMLWPLSLIYAVLISLRTLLYRLGWLHSDHAGVATLVIGNVVAGGAGKTPLVMALLTHFNSRGIRVGVISRGYGRSDKDCREVFADTPAAQAGDEPALIKKNRDVPVFVAQNRLAAARALLAAYPRTELIICDDGLQHYALQRDIEIVVFDDGGLGNGWLIPAGPLREHWPRQANLVLHTGRHPAFAGYRSTRQLADQAVAQDGSCVTLQSLRGERLVALAGIANPSAFFEMLEQTGLKLEHRIPLDDHHDFSAGLPFIAAGSTVLCTEKDAIKLFELPQSANFRLLSVALVFEPEPAFMQAFDALLDKQLGR; this is encoded by the coding sequence ATGAAAGCTAGTTTGCAAGATGCTTGGCGTTCTAAAAGTGCAGTGGCTTATATGCTGTGGCCGTTGTCGTTAATTTATGCTGTTTTGATTAGTCTTAGAACACTACTTTACCGCTTAGGTTGGCTGCACTCTGACCACGCTGGCGTCGCTACCTTGGTCATCGGTAATGTTGTTGCTGGTGGTGCCGGGAAAACGCCTTTAGTCATGGCTTTGCTGACACATTTTAATTCGCGCGGCATTCGCGTTGGTGTCATAAGTCGCGGCTATGGCCGATCAGATAAAGATTGCCGTGAGGTGTTTGCAGACACCCCAGCAGCACAAGCTGGCGACGAACCGGCGTTGATTAAAAAAAACCGAGATGTACCGGTTTTTGTTGCACAAAACCGCTTAGCAGCAGCCCGTGCATTGCTTGCAGCTTATCCACGCACCGAGTTAATAATTTGCGATGACGGCCTGCAACACTATGCACTCCAGCGCGATATAGAAATTGTTGTGTTCGACGACGGCGGTCTTGGCAACGGCTGGCTAATACCCGCCGGTCCGCTACGCGAGCATTGGCCGCGCCAAGCTAACCTAGTGCTGCACACCGGTCGTCATCCCGCTTTTGCGGGCTACAGATCGACTCGCCAACTGGCAGACCAAGCTGTTGCGCAGGACGGTAGCTGTGTCACGCTGCAAAGCCTAAGGGGCGAGCGATTGGTTGCACTGGCTGGAATTGCTAATCCGAGTGCTTTTTTTGAAATGTTAGAGCAAACCGGTCTCAAGCTAGAACACCGCATTCCACTGGATGATCACCACGATTTTTCTGCTGGACTGCCGTTTATAGCGGCAGGCAGCACGGTGCTTTGCACTGAAAAAGACGCCATTAAACTTTTTGAATTGCCGCAATCAGCTAATTTTCGCCTGTTATCGGTGGCGCTGGTGTTTGAACCCGAGCCGGCTTTCATGCAAGCCTTTGACGCCTTACTGGACAAACAGCTAGGGCGTTAA
- a CDS encoding ExbD/TolR family protein, with product MNFRRSARDEPEINLIAFIDVLLVVVIFLMLSTTYSKFSELQIKLPAADAEQQRDYPKEVIVSVSSDGQYMVNKTAVEGRSLDALVLAMRDSAKAGKDSVVIISADASATHQSVITVMEAARRINLTQITFATQILK from the coding sequence ATGAATTTCCGCAGATCCGCTCGCGATGAGCCTGAAATCAATCTCATAGCGTTTATTGATGTGCTGCTCGTCGTGGTCATTTTCCTCATGCTATCGACGACTTACAGCAAGTTCAGCGAGTTGCAGATCAAGCTACCAGCGGCCGATGCCGAGCAGCAACGAGACTATCCTAAAGAGGTTATTGTCTCGGTCAGCAGCGATGGCCAGTACATGGTCAACAAGACTGCCGTTGAGGGGCGCAGCTTAGACGCTTTGGTGCTAGCCATGCGGGACTCAGCCAAAGCTGGGAAGGACAGTGTTGTCATCATCAGTGCCGATGCGAGTGCAACTCACCAATCCGTCATAACCGTCATGGAAGCGGCGCGAAGAATTAATTTAACGCAAATTACTTTTGCGACTCAAATCCTTAAGTAA
- a CDS encoding MotA/TolQ/ExbB proton channel family protein produces the protein MFSIIQAAGWPIWPLLACSILALALVIERFSSLKTRKIAPAKLLEEAIAVSRNSIPSPNVVIQLEQNSLLGEILASGFHAISNNPRISEDDLRSSIEGAGRQAAHKLERYLATLATIASAAPLLGLLGTVIGMIEIFGAQSGSSGGMGNPAQLAHGISIALYNTAFGLMVALPALIFWRYFKARVDGFLLTLELASERFVRHLITLTKSA, from the coding sequence GTGTTTTCCATCATACAAGCCGCAGGATGGCCAATTTGGCCCTTGCTTGCCTGCTCAATCCTAGCCCTAGCACTGGTTATTGAACGTTTTAGCAGCCTCAAAACGAGAAAAATAGCACCTGCAAAACTATTGGAAGAAGCCATAGCGGTTTCAAGAAACTCAATACCTTCGCCCAATGTTGTCATTCAGCTAGAGCAAAACTCACTGTTAGGTGAGATTCTTGCCAGTGGCTTTCACGCAATCAGCAACAATCCGCGCATTAGCGAAGACGACTTGCGCTCGTCAATAGAGGGCGCGGGCCGGCAAGCGGCTCACAAGCTAGAACGCTATTTAGCAACGTTAGCAACTATCGCTTCGGCAGCGCCCTTGCTAGGTTTGTTGGGTACCGTGATCGGCATGATAGAAATTTTTGGCGCACAGTCGGGATCAAGCGGCGGCATGGGGAATCCGGCGCAACTCGCACACGGCATATCAATTGCACTTTACAACACCGCTTTTGGCTTAATGGTGGCCTTACCGGCTTTGATTTTTTGGCGCTACTTTAAAGCCCGGGTTGACGGCTTTTTGCTGACTCTAGAATTGGCTTCAGAACGCTTTGTACGTCATCTGATTACATTGACAAAATCAGCATGA
- a CDS encoding Fe-Mn family superoxide dismutase has product MEHQLPPLPYAIDALAPQYSQEAFEYHYGKHHNAYVVNLNNLQKGTEFEAMSLEEIVKKSSGGVYNNAAQVWNHTFFWNCMKPKGGGEPTGALATAINAKFGSYAAFKEAFVKSAVGNFGSGWTWLVKKPDGTVDIVNTGPAGTPLTSADKALLTVDVWEHAYYIDFRNMRPKYVETFLADLVNWNFAEANFA; this is encoded by the coding sequence ATGGAACATCAACTACCCCCACTTCCCTACGCAATCGACGCATTAGCCCCGCAGTACAGCCAAGAAGCCTTTGAGTATCACTACGGTAAGCACCATAACGCCTATGTCGTGAACCTCAATAACTTGCAAAAAGGCACTGAGTTCGAAGCCATGTCGCTCGAAGAGATCGTTAAAAAATCCAGCGGTGGTGTCTACAACAACGCAGCCCAAGTGTGGAACCACACTTTCTTTTGGAATTGCATGAAGCCAAAGGGCGGCGGCGAGCCAACCGGTGCATTGGCAACCGCCATCAATGCGAAGTTTGGCTCATACGCTGCTTTCAAAGAAGCGTTCGTCAAATCCGCTGTTGGTAATTTCGGTTCCGGCTGGACCTGGCTGGTGAAAAAACCAGACGGCACAGTCGACATCGTCAATACCGGCCCAGCCGGCACGCCACTGACTAGCGCTGACAAGGCTTTGCTAACGGTTGACGTGTGGGAACACGCTTACTACATCGATTTTCGCAACATGCGTCCAAAATATGTTGAGACTTTCCTGGCTGACTTGGTCAACTGGAATTTCGCAGAAGCTAACTTTGCTTAA